In a single window of the Maniola jurtina chromosome 4, ilManJurt1.1, whole genome shotgun sequence genome:
- the LOC123864764 gene encoding integrator complex subunit 4 yields the protein MAAVLKKRALAEYNKSFQDGPVSKKLHLAKKPLIGSSAAAFVGLLEKCKSSDEALQLLLRISDCLQFQESDVEEAIKKLSEHFQSEEESVVRVKILWLFCDIGLECPGANLNNLIDETIHLIKNETSHKVIAQGIATLLKLGNKLSEDKILMMRLVNVARDNLKDTSHQVKCRCLQLMSELYPICPEPDRTTEMIAEADAIIKLLGDYSNAEDARVRCEAFQSLLTLHERGLTISFDLYDLVCAALSDDYEIVREVALKLVWLLGSKYPENSVTLQDGETTMRLVDDAFIRICSAVNDLSMQVRALSCSLLGTTRAVSDRFLLQTLDKQLMSNMKKKRTAHERGAELVRSGAWASGRRWADDAPGQLIEQAAVQLLPGGAAGAFVHGLEDEFMEVRTAAVEAVCQLSMENTVFATTSLDFLVDMFNDEIEDVRLRAIDSLTRISHHIILREDQLEIILGALEDYSMDVREGLHRMLGSCTVASKTCLEMCIDKILENLKRYPQDKRSTFRCVQQMGSKHATLVLPLATRLLAVHPFFDMPEPDVEDPAYMCVLILVLNAAQHCTTMLPLFEEHTVKHYTYLRDTMPHLVPHLPIGGAQQSRSEKSEATMDDSAVRRFFDTVLQHIDNVTLSTTVRLKMLQSAEEQLNKLSEMEPMVSGAANFTALFARCVLSLHTALNATSGPPAHALQQLTTDCLRLQYQFSAVTEQENACVWQLALRVCAARLIAAVESATVATTGTGNTGNSASAATALSAAAALTHHAELLDRILASAGVEPDPFTIAVFQQLSQSGEHKPAALARAVQPLLLSAPLPVIPKPNLKIRMCSASIIEPATDNDTVLRFCAGLITGVALEAEVVRVKDPSALRVRVAYPDTRVHALVPPRDHLRPLDHTNTNDDGTENVRILTKVLISHSVWTEPCGVDISVCLAVEEGSSRDAAPLIELCRPVRVTVAPKPIKRGI from the exons ATGGCAGCTGTTCTAAAAAAACGAGCTTTGGCTGAATACAACAAATCATTCCAG GATGGTCCGGTATCAAAAAAGTTGCATTTAGCTAAAAAGCCACTAATAGGAAGCTCGGCAGCAGCCTTTGTGGGATTACTTGAGAAATGCAAATCAAGTGATGAGGCCCTGCAGTTGCTGCTCCGTATCTCAGATTGCCTTCAGTTCCAAGAGTCGGATGTTGAAGAAGCAATCAAAAAGCTTTCAGAGCATTTTCAGTCAGAGGAAGAGTCGGTTGTAAGGGTGAAAATACTGTGGTTGTTTTGTGATATTGGGCTAGAGTGCCCTGGAGCAAACCTTAACAACCTGATTGATGAAACTATACATTTAATTAAGAATGAAACTTCACATAAG GTAATAGCACAAGGAATAGCAACATTATTGAAACTAGGCAATAAACTAAGTGAGGACAAAATCCTCATGATGCGGCTAGTCAATGTGGCTAGAGACAATTTGAAGGACACCAGCCATCAAGTGAAATGCAGGTGTTTGCAGCTCATGAGTGAACTGTACCCCATATGTCCTGAGCCGGATAGGACCACAGAAATGATTGCTGAGGCTGATGCTATCATTAAATTGCTTGGAGATTATAGTAACGCTGAG gATGCAAGGGTCCGCTGTGAGGCATTCCAATCTCTACTCACGTTACATGAGCGCGGGTTGACGATCAGCTTTGACTTGTACGACCTAGTGTGCGCTGCTCTGTCAGATGACTATGAGATTGTGAGAGAAGTCGCGCTCAAACTTGTGTGGCTGTTGGGCAGTAAATATCCGGAGAA CTCGGTGACGTTACAAGACGGCGAAACAACAATGAGACTTGTGGACGACGCATTTATTCGCATCTGTTCTGCTGTTAATGACCTGTCCATGCAAGTGCGCGCGCTGTCTTGTTCCTTGCTCGGAACTACGCGTGCCGTGTCCGATAGATTCCTGCTGCAGACGTTGGATAAACAACTCATGAGCAACATGAAG AAAAAGCGCACGGCTCACGAACGAGGCGCAGAGCTGGTTCGCTCGGGTGCCTGGGCGAGCGGGCGGCGCTGGGCAGACGATGCGCCCGGACAGCTCATCGAGCAGGCTGCTGTGCAGCTGCTGCCGGGCGGCGCGGCCGGCGCCTTTGTGCATGGCCTTGAGGATGAGTTCATGG aGGTCCGCACGGCCGCCGTGGAAGCAGTATGTCAGCTTTCAATGGAGAACACAGTGTTCGCGACTACTTCCTTGGACTTCCTAGTGGACATGTTCAATGACGAGATAGAGGATGTGCGGCTCAGAGCCATCGACAGTCTCACGAGgatatcacatcacatcatACTGAGGGAGGACCAGTTGGAAATCATTTTGGGCGCTTTAGAG gaTTATTCAATGGACGTGAGGGAAGGACTACACAGAATGCTTGGCTCTTGTACGGTCGCATCAAAGACGTGCCTCGAAATGTGTATCGATAAGATACTGGAAAATCTCAAACGATATCCACAG GATAAGCGATCAACATTCCGCTGCGTGCAACAAATGGGCAGCAAGCACGCGACGTTAGTACTGCCGCTCGCCACCCGCCTGCTCGCCGTGCATCCGTTCTTCGACATGCCCGAACCGGACGTCGAAGATCCAGCTT ACATGTGCGTGTTGATTCTGGTGCTGAACGCGGCTCAGCACTGCACCACAATGCTGCCTCTGTTCGAGGAGCACACGGTGAAGCACTACACCTACCTGCGCGACACCATGCCGCACCTGGTACCGCACCTGCCGATAG GCGGAGCTCAACAATCTCGCAGCGAAAAAAGCGAGGCAACGATGGACGACAGCGCGGTGAGGCGGTTCTTTGACACCGTGCTGCAACACATCGACAATGTTACCCTGTCCACTACCGTGAGGCTCAAGATGTTGCAGTCGGCGGAGGAGCAGCTCAACAA GTTATCGGAAATGGAGCCTATGGTGTCTGGTGCGGCGAACTTCACCGCTTTGTTCGCGCGGTGCGTGCTCTCACTGCACACGGCGCTCAACGCGACCAGCGGGCCGCCCGCGCACGCCTTGCAACAACTGACTACTGACTGTCTCAG GCTACAATACCAATTCAGCGCTGTAACAGAGCAAGAGAACGCGTGCGTATGGCAACTCGCGCTACGAGTGTGCGCGGCGAGGCTCATCGCTGCGGTGGAGAGTGCCACAGTGGCCACCACTGGCACTGGCAACACTGGCAACTCCGCCAGTGCGGCCACGGCTTtatccgccgccgccgccttgACGCACCACGCCGAACTGCTGGACAGGATATTAGCCTCCGCAG GCGTGGAGCCCGACCCGTTCACTATAGCGGTGTTCCAGCAACTGTCGCAGAGCGGCGAGCACAAGCCGGCCGCGCTGGCGCGCGCCGTGCAGCCGCTGCTGCTGTCGGCGCCGCTGCCCGTCATCCCCAAGCCCAACCTCAAG ATTCGAATGTGTTCAGCGAGCATAATAGAGCCTGCCACAGATAACGACACAGTGCTGCGCTTCTGTGCGGGCCTCATCACCGGCGTGGCGCTAGAGGCGGAAGTGGTCCGAGTGAAAGACCCGTCCGCTCTCAGAGTGCGGGTGGCGTACCCCGACACACGCGTGCACGCGTTAGTGCCGCCGCGCGACCATCTGCGCCCGCTCGACCATACCAACACAA ATGACGATGGCACCGAAAACGTGCGTATCCTTACCAAAGTCCTAATATCGCACAGTGTATGGACGGAGCCCTGTGGAGTGGACATATCTGTGTGCCTCGCGGTGGAAGAAGGCAGCAGTCGAGACGCCGCGCCATTGATCGAGCTGTGTCGGCCGGTGCGCgt